A single region of the Eleginops maclovinus isolate JMC-PN-2008 ecotype Puerto Natales chromosome 16, JC_Emac_rtc_rv5, whole genome shotgun sequence genome encodes:
- the smurf2 gene encoding E3 ubiquitin-protein ligase SMURF2 isoform X1, whose protein sequence is MSNQGVRRNGPVKLRLTVLCAKNLVKKDFFRSHFGIKVQDKLCLPDPFAKVVVDGSGQCHSTDTVRNTLDPKWNQHYDLYIGKSDSITISVWNHKKIHKKQGAGFLGCVRLLSNAINRLKDTGCKYQRLDLNKLSPSDSDTVRGQIVVSLQSRDRIGTGGPVVDCSRLFDNDLPDGWEERRTASGRIQYLNHITRTTQWERPTRPASEYSSPGRPLSCIVDENTPVSTNGATPTTVPPPINGEQRAQERRVRSQRHRNYMSRTHLHTPPDLPEGYEQRTTQQGQVYFLHTQTGVSTWHDPRVPRDLSNVNCEELGPLPPGWEIRNTATGRVYFVDHNNRTTQFTDPRLSANLHLVLNPSPSPNGSRGGIESQNVSRQNQLKDQAQQALVSPAQLPEEAECLTVPKYKRDLVQKLKILRQELSQQQPQAGHCRIEVSREEIFEESYRQVMKMRPKDLWKRLMVKFRGEEGLDYGGVAREWLYLLSHEMLNPYYGLFQYSRDDIYTLQINPDSAVNPEHLSYFHFVGRIMGMAVFHGHYIDGGFTLPFYKQLLGKPITLDDMESVDPDLHNSLVWILDNDITGVLDHTFCVEHNAYGEIIQHELKPSGKSLPVTQDTKKEYVRLYVNWRFLRGIEAQFLALQKGFNEVIPQHLLKAFDEKELELIVCGLGKIDITDWRSNTRLKHCTLDSNIVKWFWKAVESFDEERRARLLQFVTGSSRVPLQGFKALQGAAGPRLFTIHQIDASPNNLPKAHTCFNRIDIPPYELYDKLYDKLLTAIEETCGFAVE, encoded by the exons tcCTCTGCGCCAAAAACCTGGTGAAGAAGGACTTCTTCC GATCTCATTTTGGAATCAAAGTACAGGACAAACTGT GCCTCCCGGATCCCTTCGCTAAGGTAGTTGTGGACGGCTCGGGGCAATGCCACTCCACGGACACCGTGAGGAACACGCTCGACCCCAAGTGGAATCAGCACTACGACCT ATACATCGGGAAATCAGATTCCATCACCATCAGCGTCTGGAACCACAAGAAGATCCACAAGAAGCAAGGAGCCGGGTTCCTGGGCTGCGTCCGCCTTCTGTCCAACGCCATCAACCGCCTTAAAGACACGGGCTGTAAGT ACCAGAGACTAGACCTGAACAAGCTGAGTCCCAGCGACAGCGACACGGTCAGAGGACAGATAGTGG TCAGCCTGCAGTCCAGGGACCGGATCGGCACCGGCGGCCCCGTGGTGGACTGCAGCCGGCTGTTTGACAACGATCTCCCAGACGG ctgggaggagaggaggacggCGTCGGGGAGGATCCAGTATCTGAACCACATCACACGCACCACGCAGTGGGAGAGGCCGACCAG gCCGGCCTCAGAGTACTCCAGCCCCGGCCGTCCTCTCAGCTGCATCGTGGATGAAAACACGCCGGTCAGCACCAACGGGGCGACGCCCACCACGGTACCGCCACCGATCAACGGGGAACAGCGAGCCCAGGAGAGACGGGTCCGCTCACAGAGGCACCGCAACTACATGAGCAGAACCCACCTGCACACGCCCCCTGACCTCCCCGAGGGATACG AGCAGAGGACGACGCAGCAGGGTCAGGTCTACTTCCTGCACACGCAGACCGGCGTCAGCACGTGGCACGACCCCAGAGTCCCACG AGACCTGAGTAATGTGAACTGTGAGGAGCTGggtcctcttcctcctggaTGGGAGATACGCAACACAGCCACCGGGAGGGTCTACTTTGTCGACCACAACAACCGAACCACGCAGTTCACAGACCCGCGCCTCTCCGCCAACCTGCATCTAGTCCTAAA TCCTAGCCCAAGCCCCAACGGCTCTCGAGGGGGCATCGAGAGTCAGAATGTCAG TCGTCAGAACCAGCTGAAGGATCAGGCCCAGCAGGCTCTGGTGTCGCCCGCTCAGCTGCCGGAGGAGGCCGAGTGCCTCACGGTGCCGAAGTACAAGAGAGACCTGGTCCAGAAGCTGAAGATCCTGCGTCAGGAGCTGTCCCAGCAGCAGCCTCAGGCCGGGCACTGCCGCATCGAGGTGTCCCGGGAGGAGATCTTCGAG GAGTCCTATCGCCAGGTGATGAAGATGAGGCCGAAGGACCTGTGGAAAAGGCTCATGGTGAAgttcagaggagaggaggggctGGATTATGGAGGAGTGGCCAG GGAGTGGCTCTACCTGCTGTCTCATGAGATGCTGAACCCGTACTACGGCCTGTTCCAGTATTCCCGCGACGACATCTACACTCTGCAGATCAACCCCGACTCTGCCGTCAACCCC GAGCATCTGTCCTACTTCCACTTCGTGGGGCGGATCATGGGCATGGCGGTGTTCCACGGTCACTACATCGACGGAGGCTTCACGCTGCCCTTCTACAAACAGCTGCTGGGGAAACCCATCACTCTGGACGACATGGAGTCTGTGGACCCTGACCTGCACAACAGCCTGGTGTGGATCct ggacAACGACATCACGGGAGTGCTGGACCACACGTTCTGCGTGGAGCACAACGCGTACGGAGAGATCATCCAGCACGAGCTGAAGCCCAGCGGGAAGAGCCTGCCCGTCACGCAGGACACCAAGAAGGAGTACGTGAGGCTCTACGTCAACTGGCGCTTCCTGCGCGGCATCGAGGCTCAGTTCCTCGCTCTGCAGAAAGGCTTCAACGAGGTGATCCCTCAGCACCTGCTCAAGGCCTTCGACGAGAAGGAGCTCGAG ctgaTCGTCTGCGGTCTGGGTAAAATCGACATCACCGACTGGAGGTCCAACACGCGGCTCAAACACTGCACTCTGGACAGCAACATCGTGAAGTGGTTCTGGAAAGCCGTGGAGTCGTTCGACGAGGAGAGGAGAGCCCGGCTGCTGCAGTTCGTCACCGGCTCCTCCAGAGTCCCGCTGCAAGGGTTCAAGGCCCTGCAAG gtgctgcAGGCCCGCGGCTCTTCACCATCCACCAGATCGATGCCAGCCCCAACAACCTGCCCAAAGCCCACACCTG CTTCAACCGGATTGACATTCCTCCGTACGAGCTTTACGACAAACTGTACGACAAGCTGCTCACTGCCATCGAGGAGACGTGTGGCTTCGCTGTGGAGTAG
- the smurf2 gene encoding E3 ubiquitin-protein ligase SMURF2 isoform X2, which yields MSNQGVRRNGPVKLRLTVLCAKNLVKKDFFRSHFGIKVQDKLCLPDPFAKVVVDGSGQCHSTDTVRNTLDPKWNQHYDLYIGKSDSITISVWNHKKIHKKQGAGFLGCVRLLSNAINRLKDTGYQRLDLNKLSPSDSDTVRGQIVVSLQSRDRIGTGGPVVDCSRLFDNDLPDGWEERRTASGRIQYLNHITRTTQWERPTRPASEYSSPGRPLSCIVDENTPVSTNGATPTTVPPPINGEQRAQERRVRSQRHRNYMSRTHLHTPPDLPEGYEQRTTQQGQVYFLHTQTGVSTWHDPRVPRDLSNVNCEELGPLPPGWEIRNTATGRVYFVDHNNRTTQFTDPRLSANLHLVLNPSPSPNGSRGGIESQNVSRQNQLKDQAQQALVSPAQLPEEAECLTVPKYKRDLVQKLKILRQELSQQQPQAGHCRIEVSREEIFEESYRQVMKMRPKDLWKRLMVKFRGEEGLDYGGVAREWLYLLSHEMLNPYYGLFQYSRDDIYTLQINPDSAVNPEHLSYFHFVGRIMGMAVFHGHYIDGGFTLPFYKQLLGKPITLDDMESVDPDLHNSLVWILDNDITGVLDHTFCVEHNAYGEIIQHELKPSGKSLPVTQDTKKEYVRLYVNWRFLRGIEAQFLALQKGFNEVIPQHLLKAFDEKELELIVCGLGKIDITDWRSNTRLKHCTLDSNIVKWFWKAVESFDEERRARLLQFVTGSSRVPLQGFKALQGAAGPRLFTIHQIDASPNNLPKAHTCFNRIDIPPYELYDKLYDKLLTAIEETCGFAVE from the exons tcCTCTGCGCCAAAAACCTGGTGAAGAAGGACTTCTTCC GATCTCATTTTGGAATCAAAGTACAGGACAAACTGT GCCTCCCGGATCCCTTCGCTAAGGTAGTTGTGGACGGCTCGGGGCAATGCCACTCCACGGACACCGTGAGGAACACGCTCGACCCCAAGTGGAATCAGCACTACGACCT ATACATCGGGAAATCAGATTCCATCACCATCAGCGTCTGGAACCACAAGAAGATCCACAAGAAGCAAGGAGCCGGGTTCCTGGGCTGCGTCCGCCTTCTGTCCAACGCCATCAACCGCCTTAAAGACACGGGCT ACCAGAGACTAGACCTGAACAAGCTGAGTCCCAGCGACAGCGACACGGTCAGAGGACAGATAGTGG TCAGCCTGCAGTCCAGGGACCGGATCGGCACCGGCGGCCCCGTGGTGGACTGCAGCCGGCTGTTTGACAACGATCTCCCAGACGG ctgggaggagaggaggacggCGTCGGGGAGGATCCAGTATCTGAACCACATCACACGCACCACGCAGTGGGAGAGGCCGACCAG gCCGGCCTCAGAGTACTCCAGCCCCGGCCGTCCTCTCAGCTGCATCGTGGATGAAAACACGCCGGTCAGCACCAACGGGGCGACGCCCACCACGGTACCGCCACCGATCAACGGGGAACAGCGAGCCCAGGAGAGACGGGTCCGCTCACAGAGGCACCGCAACTACATGAGCAGAACCCACCTGCACACGCCCCCTGACCTCCCCGAGGGATACG AGCAGAGGACGACGCAGCAGGGTCAGGTCTACTTCCTGCACACGCAGACCGGCGTCAGCACGTGGCACGACCCCAGAGTCCCACG AGACCTGAGTAATGTGAACTGTGAGGAGCTGggtcctcttcctcctggaTGGGAGATACGCAACACAGCCACCGGGAGGGTCTACTTTGTCGACCACAACAACCGAACCACGCAGTTCACAGACCCGCGCCTCTCCGCCAACCTGCATCTAGTCCTAAA TCCTAGCCCAAGCCCCAACGGCTCTCGAGGGGGCATCGAGAGTCAGAATGTCAG TCGTCAGAACCAGCTGAAGGATCAGGCCCAGCAGGCTCTGGTGTCGCCCGCTCAGCTGCCGGAGGAGGCCGAGTGCCTCACGGTGCCGAAGTACAAGAGAGACCTGGTCCAGAAGCTGAAGATCCTGCGTCAGGAGCTGTCCCAGCAGCAGCCTCAGGCCGGGCACTGCCGCATCGAGGTGTCCCGGGAGGAGATCTTCGAG GAGTCCTATCGCCAGGTGATGAAGATGAGGCCGAAGGACCTGTGGAAAAGGCTCATGGTGAAgttcagaggagaggaggggctGGATTATGGAGGAGTGGCCAG GGAGTGGCTCTACCTGCTGTCTCATGAGATGCTGAACCCGTACTACGGCCTGTTCCAGTATTCCCGCGACGACATCTACACTCTGCAGATCAACCCCGACTCTGCCGTCAACCCC GAGCATCTGTCCTACTTCCACTTCGTGGGGCGGATCATGGGCATGGCGGTGTTCCACGGTCACTACATCGACGGAGGCTTCACGCTGCCCTTCTACAAACAGCTGCTGGGGAAACCCATCACTCTGGACGACATGGAGTCTGTGGACCCTGACCTGCACAACAGCCTGGTGTGGATCct ggacAACGACATCACGGGAGTGCTGGACCACACGTTCTGCGTGGAGCACAACGCGTACGGAGAGATCATCCAGCACGAGCTGAAGCCCAGCGGGAAGAGCCTGCCCGTCACGCAGGACACCAAGAAGGAGTACGTGAGGCTCTACGTCAACTGGCGCTTCCTGCGCGGCATCGAGGCTCAGTTCCTCGCTCTGCAGAAAGGCTTCAACGAGGTGATCCCTCAGCACCTGCTCAAGGCCTTCGACGAGAAGGAGCTCGAG ctgaTCGTCTGCGGTCTGGGTAAAATCGACATCACCGACTGGAGGTCCAACACGCGGCTCAAACACTGCACTCTGGACAGCAACATCGTGAAGTGGTTCTGGAAAGCCGTGGAGTCGTTCGACGAGGAGAGGAGAGCCCGGCTGCTGCAGTTCGTCACCGGCTCCTCCAGAGTCCCGCTGCAAGGGTTCAAGGCCCTGCAAG gtgctgcAGGCCCGCGGCTCTTCACCATCCACCAGATCGATGCCAGCCCCAACAACCTGCCCAAAGCCCACACCTG CTTCAACCGGATTGACATTCCTCCGTACGAGCTTTACGACAAACTGTACGACAAGCTGCTCACTGCCATCGAGGAGACGTGTGGCTTCGCTGTGGAGTAG
- the smurf2 gene encoding E3 ubiquitin-protein ligase SMURF2 isoform X3: MSNQGVRRNGPVKLRLTVLCAKNLVKKDFFRLPDPFAKVVVDGSGQCHSTDTVRNTLDPKWNQHYDLYIGKSDSITISVWNHKKIHKKQGAGFLGCVRLLSNAINRLKDTGCKYQRLDLNKLSPSDSDTVRGQIVVSLQSRDRIGTGGPVVDCSRLFDNDLPDGWEERRTASGRIQYLNHITRTTQWERPTRPASEYSSPGRPLSCIVDENTPVSTNGATPTTVPPPINGEQRAQERRVRSQRHRNYMSRTHLHTPPDLPEGYEQRTTQQGQVYFLHTQTGVSTWHDPRVPRDLSNVNCEELGPLPPGWEIRNTATGRVYFVDHNNRTTQFTDPRLSANLHLVLNPSPSPNGSRGGIESQNVSRQNQLKDQAQQALVSPAQLPEEAECLTVPKYKRDLVQKLKILRQELSQQQPQAGHCRIEVSREEIFEESYRQVMKMRPKDLWKRLMVKFRGEEGLDYGGVAREWLYLLSHEMLNPYYGLFQYSRDDIYTLQINPDSAVNPEHLSYFHFVGRIMGMAVFHGHYIDGGFTLPFYKQLLGKPITLDDMESVDPDLHNSLVWILDNDITGVLDHTFCVEHNAYGEIIQHELKPSGKSLPVTQDTKKEYVRLYVNWRFLRGIEAQFLALQKGFNEVIPQHLLKAFDEKELELIVCGLGKIDITDWRSNTRLKHCTLDSNIVKWFWKAVESFDEERRARLLQFVTGSSRVPLQGFKALQGAAGPRLFTIHQIDASPNNLPKAHTCFNRIDIPPYELYDKLYDKLLTAIEETCGFAVE; encoded by the exons tcCTCTGCGCCAAAAACCTGGTGAAGAAGGACTTCTTCC GCCTCCCGGATCCCTTCGCTAAGGTAGTTGTGGACGGCTCGGGGCAATGCCACTCCACGGACACCGTGAGGAACACGCTCGACCCCAAGTGGAATCAGCACTACGACCT ATACATCGGGAAATCAGATTCCATCACCATCAGCGTCTGGAACCACAAGAAGATCCACAAGAAGCAAGGAGCCGGGTTCCTGGGCTGCGTCCGCCTTCTGTCCAACGCCATCAACCGCCTTAAAGACACGGGCTGTAAGT ACCAGAGACTAGACCTGAACAAGCTGAGTCCCAGCGACAGCGACACGGTCAGAGGACAGATAGTGG TCAGCCTGCAGTCCAGGGACCGGATCGGCACCGGCGGCCCCGTGGTGGACTGCAGCCGGCTGTTTGACAACGATCTCCCAGACGG ctgggaggagaggaggacggCGTCGGGGAGGATCCAGTATCTGAACCACATCACACGCACCACGCAGTGGGAGAGGCCGACCAG gCCGGCCTCAGAGTACTCCAGCCCCGGCCGTCCTCTCAGCTGCATCGTGGATGAAAACACGCCGGTCAGCACCAACGGGGCGACGCCCACCACGGTACCGCCACCGATCAACGGGGAACAGCGAGCCCAGGAGAGACGGGTCCGCTCACAGAGGCACCGCAACTACATGAGCAGAACCCACCTGCACACGCCCCCTGACCTCCCCGAGGGATACG AGCAGAGGACGACGCAGCAGGGTCAGGTCTACTTCCTGCACACGCAGACCGGCGTCAGCACGTGGCACGACCCCAGAGTCCCACG AGACCTGAGTAATGTGAACTGTGAGGAGCTGggtcctcttcctcctggaTGGGAGATACGCAACACAGCCACCGGGAGGGTCTACTTTGTCGACCACAACAACCGAACCACGCAGTTCACAGACCCGCGCCTCTCCGCCAACCTGCATCTAGTCCTAAA TCCTAGCCCAAGCCCCAACGGCTCTCGAGGGGGCATCGAGAGTCAGAATGTCAG TCGTCAGAACCAGCTGAAGGATCAGGCCCAGCAGGCTCTGGTGTCGCCCGCTCAGCTGCCGGAGGAGGCCGAGTGCCTCACGGTGCCGAAGTACAAGAGAGACCTGGTCCAGAAGCTGAAGATCCTGCGTCAGGAGCTGTCCCAGCAGCAGCCTCAGGCCGGGCACTGCCGCATCGAGGTGTCCCGGGAGGAGATCTTCGAG GAGTCCTATCGCCAGGTGATGAAGATGAGGCCGAAGGACCTGTGGAAAAGGCTCATGGTGAAgttcagaggagaggaggggctGGATTATGGAGGAGTGGCCAG GGAGTGGCTCTACCTGCTGTCTCATGAGATGCTGAACCCGTACTACGGCCTGTTCCAGTATTCCCGCGACGACATCTACACTCTGCAGATCAACCCCGACTCTGCCGTCAACCCC GAGCATCTGTCCTACTTCCACTTCGTGGGGCGGATCATGGGCATGGCGGTGTTCCACGGTCACTACATCGACGGAGGCTTCACGCTGCCCTTCTACAAACAGCTGCTGGGGAAACCCATCACTCTGGACGACATGGAGTCTGTGGACCCTGACCTGCACAACAGCCTGGTGTGGATCct ggacAACGACATCACGGGAGTGCTGGACCACACGTTCTGCGTGGAGCACAACGCGTACGGAGAGATCATCCAGCACGAGCTGAAGCCCAGCGGGAAGAGCCTGCCCGTCACGCAGGACACCAAGAAGGAGTACGTGAGGCTCTACGTCAACTGGCGCTTCCTGCGCGGCATCGAGGCTCAGTTCCTCGCTCTGCAGAAAGGCTTCAACGAGGTGATCCCTCAGCACCTGCTCAAGGCCTTCGACGAGAAGGAGCTCGAG ctgaTCGTCTGCGGTCTGGGTAAAATCGACATCACCGACTGGAGGTCCAACACGCGGCTCAAACACTGCACTCTGGACAGCAACATCGTGAAGTGGTTCTGGAAAGCCGTGGAGTCGTTCGACGAGGAGAGGAGAGCCCGGCTGCTGCAGTTCGTCACCGGCTCCTCCAGAGTCCCGCTGCAAGGGTTCAAGGCCCTGCAAG gtgctgcAGGCCCGCGGCTCTTCACCATCCACCAGATCGATGCCAGCCCCAACAACCTGCCCAAAGCCCACACCTG CTTCAACCGGATTGACATTCCTCCGTACGAGCTTTACGACAAACTGTACGACAAGCTGCTCACTGCCATCGAGGAGACGTGTGGCTTCGCTGTGGAGTAG
- the smurf2 gene encoding E3 ubiquitin-protein ligase SMURF2 isoform X4 — MSNQGVRRNGPVKLRLTVLCAKNLVKKDFFRLPDPFAKVVVDGSGQCHSTDTVRNTLDPKWNQHYDLYIGKSDSITISVWNHKKIHKKQGAGFLGCVRLLSNAINRLKDTGYQRLDLNKLSPSDSDTVRGQIVVSLQSRDRIGTGGPVVDCSRLFDNDLPDGWEERRTASGRIQYLNHITRTTQWERPTRPASEYSSPGRPLSCIVDENTPVSTNGATPTTVPPPINGEQRAQERRVRSQRHRNYMSRTHLHTPPDLPEGYEQRTTQQGQVYFLHTQTGVSTWHDPRVPRDLSNVNCEELGPLPPGWEIRNTATGRVYFVDHNNRTTQFTDPRLSANLHLVLNPSPSPNGSRGGIESQNVSRQNQLKDQAQQALVSPAQLPEEAECLTVPKYKRDLVQKLKILRQELSQQQPQAGHCRIEVSREEIFEESYRQVMKMRPKDLWKRLMVKFRGEEGLDYGGVAREWLYLLSHEMLNPYYGLFQYSRDDIYTLQINPDSAVNPEHLSYFHFVGRIMGMAVFHGHYIDGGFTLPFYKQLLGKPITLDDMESVDPDLHNSLVWILDNDITGVLDHTFCVEHNAYGEIIQHELKPSGKSLPVTQDTKKEYVRLYVNWRFLRGIEAQFLALQKGFNEVIPQHLLKAFDEKELELIVCGLGKIDITDWRSNTRLKHCTLDSNIVKWFWKAVESFDEERRARLLQFVTGSSRVPLQGFKALQGAAGPRLFTIHQIDASPNNLPKAHTCFNRIDIPPYELYDKLYDKLLTAIEETCGFAVE; from the exons tcCTCTGCGCCAAAAACCTGGTGAAGAAGGACTTCTTCC GCCTCCCGGATCCCTTCGCTAAGGTAGTTGTGGACGGCTCGGGGCAATGCCACTCCACGGACACCGTGAGGAACACGCTCGACCCCAAGTGGAATCAGCACTACGACCT ATACATCGGGAAATCAGATTCCATCACCATCAGCGTCTGGAACCACAAGAAGATCCACAAGAAGCAAGGAGCCGGGTTCCTGGGCTGCGTCCGCCTTCTGTCCAACGCCATCAACCGCCTTAAAGACACGGGCT ACCAGAGACTAGACCTGAACAAGCTGAGTCCCAGCGACAGCGACACGGTCAGAGGACAGATAGTGG TCAGCCTGCAGTCCAGGGACCGGATCGGCACCGGCGGCCCCGTGGTGGACTGCAGCCGGCTGTTTGACAACGATCTCCCAGACGG ctgggaggagaggaggacggCGTCGGGGAGGATCCAGTATCTGAACCACATCACACGCACCACGCAGTGGGAGAGGCCGACCAG gCCGGCCTCAGAGTACTCCAGCCCCGGCCGTCCTCTCAGCTGCATCGTGGATGAAAACACGCCGGTCAGCACCAACGGGGCGACGCCCACCACGGTACCGCCACCGATCAACGGGGAACAGCGAGCCCAGGAGAGACGGGTCCGCTCACAGAGGCACCGCAACTACATGAGCAGAACCCACCTGCACACGCCCCCTGACCTCCCCGAGGGATACG AGCAGAGGACGACGCAGCAGGGTCAGGTCTACTTCCTGCACACGCAGACCGGCGTCAGCACGTGGCACGACCCCAGAGTCCCACG AGACCTGAGTAATGTGAACTGTGAGGAGCTGggtcctcttcctcctggaTGGGAGATACGCAACACAGCCACCGGGAGGGTCTACTTTGTCGACCACAACAACCGAACCACGCAGTTCACAGACCCGCGCCTCTCCGCCAACCTGCATCTAGTCCTAAA TCCTAGCCCAAGCCCCAACGGCTCTCGAGGGGGCATCGAGAGTCAGAATGTCAG TCGTCAGAACCAGCTGAAGGATCAGGCCCAGCAGGCTCTGGTGTCGCCCGCTCAGCTGCCGGAGGAGGCCGAGTGCCTCACGGTGCCGAAGTACAAGAGAGACCTGGTCCAGAAGCTGAAGATCCTGCGTCAGGAGCTGTCCCAGCAGCAGCCTCAGGCCGGGCACTGCCGCATCGAGGTGTCCCGGGAGGAGATCTTCGAG GAGTCCTATCGCCAGGTGATGAAGATGAGGCCGAAGGACCTGTGGAAAAGGCTCATGGTGAAgttcagaggagaggaggggctGGATTATGGAGGAGTGGCCAG GGAGTGGCTCTACCTGCTGTCTCATGAGATGCTGAACCCGTACTACGGCCTGTTCCAGTATTCCCGCGACGACATCTACACTCTGCAGATCAACCCCGACTCTGCCGTCAACCCC GAGCATCTGTCCTACTTCCACTTCGTGGGGCGGATCATGGGCATGGCGGTGTTCCACGGTCACTACATCGACGGAGGCTTCACGCTGCCCTTCTACAAACAGCTGCTGGGGAAACCCATCACTCTGGACGACATGGAGTCTGTGGACCCTGACCTGCACAACAGCCTGGTGTGGATCct ggacAACGACATCACGGGAGTGCTGGACCACACGTTCTGCGTGGAGCACAACGCGTACGGAGAGATCATCCAGCACGAGCTGAAGCCCAGCGGGAAGAGCCTGCCCGTCACGCAGGACACCAAGAAGGAGTACGTGAGGCTCTACGTCAACTGGCGCTTCCTGCGCGGCATCGAGGCTCAGTTCCTCGCTCTGCAGAAAGGCTTCAACGAGGTGATCCCTCAGCACCTGCTCAAGGCCTTCGACGAGAAGGAGCTCGAG ctgaTCGTCTGCGGTCTGGGTAAAATCGACATCACCGACTGGAGGTCCAACACGCGGCTCAAACACTGCACTCTGGACAGCAACATCGTGAAGTGGTTCTGGAAAGCCGTGGAGTCGTTCGACGAGGAGAGGAGAGCCCGGCTGCTGCAGTTCGTCACCGGCTCCTCCAGAGTCCCGCTGCAAGGGTTCAAGGCCCTGCAAG gtgctgcAGGCCCGCGGCTCTTCACCATCCACCAGATCGATGCCAGCCCCAACAACCTGCCCAAAGCCCACACCTG CTTCAACCGGATTGACATTCCTCCGTACGAGCTTTACGACAAACTGTACGACAAGCTGCTCACTGCCATCGAGGAGACGTGTGGCTTCGCTGTGGAGTAG